CCGGATACGGCGCGGCCCGCGCGGCGGCGGGCAGGATGGCACACGTGGCCAGGGCCAGCGTGGCGGCGATGAGCCGGCGGCGCGGGCGGTGGGTGGGGCTTGTCTCCATGGCTTTCTCTTTGTAGTGAGCGGCTCGGGCCGCGGGGAAAACACTGCTGCGATGACACTCCTTCTGGCCCGGCCGGTCAGGCGCCTGGCGTTGCGGCCGAGTATAGGAATGCCAGCCGATGGATGACTGTTCGAGCTATAAATAGCATTGATCAATTCAAGGATTGGATCGATGGAATTCCGCCAGCTCGAATGCTTCATCGCCGTGGCCGAGGAACTGCACTTTGGCCGCGCCGCCGCGCGGCTCTGCATGACGCAGCCGCCGCTGTCGCGCCAGATCCAGCTGCTGGAGCAGGACCTGGGCGTGACGCTGTTCGAGCGCAGCAGCCGCCAGGTGGAGCTGAGCGCGGCCGGCCGCCGCTTCCTGCGCGACGCGCGCCACCTGCTGGAGTATTCAGCGCGCGCCGCCGCCACCGCGCGGCGCACCTCCGGCGGCGACGCGGGCCACATCACCCTGGGCTTCACGGCGGTGGCGTCGTACCGGCTGATGCCGTCGCTCATCGTGCGGGCCCGCAAGCGCCTGCCGGGCGTGGAGATCCAGTTGCGCGAAACCGTCAGCACCGACCTGTCGCGCCTGCTGCTGGGGCGCGAGCTGGACGCGATCCTGGCGCGCAGCGTGCCGCAGCAGGCCGGCATCGAGTCGCGCCTGATCGAGCGCGAACCGCTGGTGCTGGCGCTGCCCGCCGGGTCGCCGTTGTGCGCGCACGAAGTGGTGCCGCTGCGGCTGCTGCAAGGCCAGCCGTTCGTGTTGTATTCGCCGCGCGAGGGCAAGTATTTCTACGACCGCATCGTCGGCGCGTTCGGGCTGGCCGACGTGCAGCCCGACTACGTGCAGCGCGCCAGCCAGACGCATACCTTGCTGGCGCTGGTGCGGGTGGGCCTGGGCGTGGGCATCGTGCCCGATTCGGCGCGCGAGCTGCGCCTGGAGGGCGTGGAATTCCGTTCGCTGGGTCAGCGCGATCTGTACGCGGACATGTTTCTGGCCTGGCACGCGCAGCATGACAACCCGGCGTTGGACGCGTTCTTGCGGCAGGTGGCCGAGGTGCTGCCCGCGGCGGCCTGAAGAGGGGGAGTCGATAGCCGCGGAGCGCGGCCTCGGGGCGTTGCCGCCGTTCCGTGCGGGGAAGGGCCGCGCCCGCCGTTGCCGCGGTTCAGCGCGCCGCGGCGGCGTTCGCTGTTGACTTCAGGCTTTCGATGATCCGCAGCCCGTCCAGATGGCGCTGCTCGCCGGTCTCGCAGGACTTGCAGATCGCGCCGACGTACAGGCCATCGACCACCGTCTCGGCGAACACGCCCGACCGGTATGGGGGCCGCACATCGGTCTCGACGCGATACCAGTCGCGATCGCCGATGCGCACCCGCTCCAGCGGCTGGCGGATATCGGCGTCGGGACCGGTCGCGCGCAGCACCGCGCGCAGGCGGAAATAGCGCTTGAGCGGCGAGGCATAGAGCGCCTGCAACCGGGCGTCATCGTCGTCGCCTTCGAGCGGCTTGGCTTGCATCAGCAAGGTGCAGGTCTCCTGCGTCTGTTCGCAGGCCTCGCTTTCGCAGACCAGCTGCACGCGCCGCATGCCGCTGCGCGACACCTCGCCTTGCGGCGAGCCGTCCAGCGCCCAGCCCTCGGGCAGTCGCACCGACAGCCCGTGCGGCAGGTCGAGGGTCTCGGCCGATGCGGCCGGCGCCAGCGCGCCAAGCGCCAGCCCCCCGCACAGCGCCGCCAGGCGGATCAACACCGGCCCGTTCATGGCGTGGCCCCTGTCTGCTGATGATTCCCGCCCGCGCCGCGCGTGAGGATGCGTTCGAACAACGCCAATTGATCCGCGTCCAGCGCGCGTAGCGGCAGGATCAGCGGTTCGCCCTCCCGCCGCAGCAGGATCAGGTGCTCGCCTTGCCGCTCGATCCGGTCGAAGTCGGCCGTCGCGAAGTTGTTGCACCAACCGTCCTGCCAGACTTCGAGCCGGTCGTCATAGAGCCGCGCCTCGTGTTCCTCGGCCGGCATGCGCCGGTGCATTTGTCCGGCCAGCCGGTACGCGTGGCGGCGCCGGGACCAGGGATGCAGCAGGATGACGGCGGCCAGGAAGGCCCAGAACCCCAGCGTGATCTTCCAGAAACTGTCCGTGAACATCTCGCCAAAGAGCGGCAAGGCATAGCGCAGCGGCACCCGCTCGGAATCCAGCAGCCACAGCAGCACGAATATCAGGGGCACCAGCAGGGCGGTCAGCGCGAAGGCCAGCAGGAAGCCGCGCCGGCGGCGGCGCTGCATGCCGGGGCGTTCGATCTGCCACGAGATCGCGGCGGCGCGGTCGTCCTGGTTCAGCAGGAAACGCGTCGTCAGCAGCGGCGGCGCGGTCTCGGGCGCCGCTGCTTGCGGCGGGTGCCGCGTCGCGTCCGGCGCGCCGACGTGGCAGGAAGCGGCCCACGCCTTGATGCGCGCCACCTGCTCGCCGGACAGCGCCTGTCGGGGCAGGGCGTACACGTCCTCGATATTGTGCAGCTGGATGAACAGGTGCGCGGGCGTCTCGGCAATCCCCTGGATGCGCGAGCACGCCATGGCCGTCTTGCGCCCCGGCAGGGTGACGACAAGCCCGCCAGGCTCGAAGTGATAGACGGGGTGGATCGTCTGGTCGAGCCCTTCGTCGCGGCACCAGCGCGCCAGGCGCCCGCGCACGATCGCCGGATGGCGAAAGTAGTAGATCAGCACCGGGATGGCCAGGATCAGGATGGGCAAGCCATCCAGGCCGAACAGGTCGTGAAAGAAGCGCGAGAGAAAAGGGCCGACCCCTTGCTCGCCGCTGTCCCGCCAGGCGGAGAACCCCAGCATCACCAGCAGCGCCAGCACCACCCAGGCCAGGATGTGCAGCGCGCGCCGCCGGGCGGCCCCGAACATGTCCGCGTAGCTGAACAGCGAGGCCGCGATGCGGTCCTGCAGCGCGATCGGCGCGGTCAGCGAGAAGCCGCCGGCGGGTGTCGCGCCGGGCGCCTCGTTCGGATGCGCGACGCGCGGCGTCAGCGTGCCGTCGGCAGCGGTGCTTGGCTCGGCCATGAGGTCTCCGTCAGGGGGTGACCCGCAATTTAGCATTGCTCCGTGGCGTGGCGTGGCGATGCGTGGTGCGGGCAACGGAGGGCGCGCCGCTGTCAGGCCGGCATCTTCTTCTTGCCCAGTAGCGCCAGCGTCAGCGCGCGGCCGCGGCTCATGAAGGGATACAGCGCCGCCGACAGGCAGGGGCGGCGGAAGATGGCGGCATTGATCTGGTTGAACAGGTCGCTGTCGGAGCTGATCAGCGCCAGCCGGTTGATGCAATCGGCGCCCCAGTAGATGTGCCCGTCCAGCCGCAGCAGCATGCCGTCGTTCAGGTCATAGCCGCGCTCGCGGAAATGCGCCACCAGTTCGGGGTGCTGGCGCATGTCGAGCATTTCGACGGGGCCGACCGCCTTGCGCAATTGCACCATCCGCACGTAGTTGGTGCAGAACGGGCAATCGCCGTCGTAGAGCAGGAAATTGCGGGGCGCGGTATCCATATTCATGACCCACAGCTTACCAGTGACCGGCGCCGCCTGCGCACCGGAGAGAGCGGCGATTTGCTGTCATGGACCGGTGATCGCCCGCAACGCTTGCGCTACTGACGTGTACGCGAAGCGCAGCCGCTGGAGGCTTCGCCGCTCAAGCCGCTTCATTCGCCCACGCCAATGCCATGGCGTAGTCGCGCACGTCGCGCGGCCACTCGGCGACCTGGCGCGCAAAGCCCGCGCGATCGTCCGCGTACAGCGCCCGCGTGGCCTCTTCAAACCCGGGCAGGTTGCCGCCCATGCTCGACATGAAGTGGTACGCGGCTTCCTGCCGCTGGCGCTGCTGGTCGCGCGCCTCGTTGTCGCGGCGCGCCTGCTCCACCAGCTTGCGCAGCGCCACCGACGCGCCGCCGGGCTGCGTCGCCAGCCAGTCCCAATGGCGCGGCAGCAACGTCACTTCGCGCGGCACCACGCCCAGCTTGGGCCGGCCGCGGCCGCGCGGGGCGGCCTCGGCGGTGTCGGCGTCGTCAGCCGGCGCGGCAGTGGCCGCCGGCGCCTGATAGCGCTTGCGGATATCGGCGTCGCCGCCGCGCAGGTCCAGGTCGACCTGCTTGCCGCTCTGGTCGTCGAACACCAGGATGGCGGCGTCGCCGCGCGCGGCCTGGGCCTGCTTGACCGACAGCGCCACGTCGGCGAGGCCGCCGCGCGTCAGCAGGCGGTGGCCGTCGAACGCGGTGTGGGTGGAGGGAAGGGCAGTCTGCGTCATGAGGGATGCGAAGGATATTCGCCCGGATGAATTTGATGGTCGGCATTGTGAGCGATCGCCCGATCGCTTGTCAATATAATCCGGGTAAAAATAATGCGAGGAATAGTGCAAGGTCGCAACGCCTATTGAAAAAAGTCGCAAAAATCATGCGCCGACCTAGGGTCAACACCTAGTCAAAACACGTCAGCGGCGTATAATCTTGCTTTGCGCCCGGAGTTACCCATGCGTCTCGTTCAAAAAGCGCTCACCTTCGACGATGTGTTGTTGGTGCCTGCGTATTCCGAGGTGTTGCCGCGCGACACCTCCCTGGCCACGCGCCTCACCCGCAACATCTCCCTGAACATCCCCCTCGTGTCCGCCGCCATGGACACGGTCACCGAATCCCGCCTGGCGATCGCCATGGCCCAGGAAGGTGGCATCGGGATCATCCACAAGAATCTGTCCGCCGACGCCCAGGCCCGTGAAGTCGCCCGCGTCAAGCGCCACGAATTCGGCATCGTGATCGATCCGGTCACCGTCACCCCCCAGATGAAAGTGCGCGACGCCATTGCGTTGCAGCGCCAGCATGGCATCTCGGGCCTGCCGGTGGTGGAAGGGCGCAAGCTGGTCGGCATCGTCACCAACCGCGACCTGCGTTTCGAAGAGAACCTGGACCAGCCCCTGCGCAACATCATGACGCCGCAGGAACGCCTGGTCACCATGAAGGAAGGCGCCACGCTGGATGAAGCGCAGGCCCTGATGCACAAGCATCGCCTGGAACGCGTGCTCATCGTCAATGACGGTTTCGAGCTGCGCGGCCTGGCCACCGTCAAGGACATCGTCAAGAACACCGAGCACCCGCTGGCCAGCAAGGATGCCCAGGGCCAGCTGCGCGTCGGCGCCGCGGTCGGCGTCGGTGGCAACACCGAAGAGCGCGTGGAAAAGCTGGTCGCCGCCGGCGTCGACGTGCTGATCGTCGACACCGCCCATGGCCACTCCAGGGGCGTGCTGGAAGGCGTGCGCTGGGTCAAGCAGAACTATCCCAAGGTTGAAGTCATCGGCGGCAACATCGCCACCGCCGCCGCCGCGCGCGCGCTGGTCGAGTACGGCGCCGACGGCGTCAAGGTCGGTATCGGCCCCGGCTCGATCTGCACCACCCGCATCGTGGCGGGTGTCGGCGTGCCGCAGATCCACGCGATCTCCGAAGTCGCCAAGGCGCTGGAAGGCACGGGCGTGCCGCTGATCGCCGACGGCGGCATCCGCTACTCGGGCGACGTCGCCAAGGCCCTGGCCGCCGGCGCGTTCTCCTGCATGATGGGCGGCATGTTCGCCGGCACCGAAGAAGCGCCGGGCGAAGTGGTGCTGTTCCAGGGCCGCTCGTACAAGTCGTACCGCGGCATGGGCAGCCTGGGCGCCATGACGGAAGGCTCGGCCGACCGCTACTTCCAGGACCCGGCCAACAACGCCGACAAGCTGGTCCCCGAAGGCATCGAAGGCCGCGTCCCCTACAAGGGCAGCGTGCTCGCCATCATCTACCAACTGGTCGGTGGCATCCGCGCCTCCATGGGCTACTGCGGCGCCGCCACCATCGACGACATGCGCACCAAGGCCGAATTCGTGGAAATCACCTCCGCTGGTGTCCGCGAGTCCCACGTGCACGACGTACAGATCACCAAGGAAGCGCCCAACTACCGCGCCGACTGATCCCCGTACAGTCAACTACAATGTCATGCATCACGCACCGGCAGAACCGCAGAATCAGTCAGCGGGTCTGCCGGTGCGGTTTTATTTACAGCGATTTCATTCATTACCGGTAGAGTCTCCATGCACCAGCGCATCCTCATTCTCGACTACGGTTCGCAAGTCACCCAACTGATCGCCCGCCGCGTGCGCGAAGCCGGCGTCTACTCCGAAGTGCATCCCGGCGACGTCGACGACGCCTTCATCCGCGACCAGATGGCGCAGGGCCTGAAGGGCATCATCCTGTCGGGCAGCCACGCATCGGCCTACGAAGAAGGCTCCATGCGCGTGCCGCACGCCGTGTTCGAGCTGGGCGTGCCCGTGCTGGGCATCTGTTATGGCATGCAGTCCATGGCGCAACAGCTGGGCGGCGTGGTCAGCTTCTCCGACCACCGCGAATTCGGCTACGCCGAAGTCCGCGCCCACGGCCACACCAAGCTGCTGGAAGGCCTGGAAGACTTCGCCACCGCCGACGGCCACGGCATGCTCAAGGTCTGGATGAGCCACGGCGACAAGGTCACCGAGCTGCCCCCGGGCTTCAAGCTGATGGCTTCCACGCCGTCCTGCCCCATCGCCGGCATGGCCGACGAAGATCGCCGCTTCTACGCGGTGCAGTTCCACCCCGAAGTCACGCACACCGTGCAAGGCAAGGCCATGCTGGCCCGCTTCGTCAACGAGATCTGCGAATGCCAGGGCGACTGGAACATGCCCGACTACGTCGCCGAAGCCGTCGCCCGCATCCGCGAGCAGGTCGGCCAGGACGAAGTCATCCTCGGCCTGTCCGGCGGCGTCGACTCGTCGGTGGCCGCGGCCCTGATCCACAAGGCCATCGGCGACCAGCTGACCTGCGTCTTCGTCGACCACGGCCTCTTGCGCCTGGACGAAGGCAAGCAGGTCATGCAGACCTTCGCCGAGAACATGGGCGTCAAGATCATCCACGTCGACGCCACCGCCCAGTTCATGGGCAAGCTGTCCGGCGTGGCCGACCCCGAAGCCAAGCGCAAGATCATCGGCCGCGAGTTCGTCGAAGTGTTCCAGGAACAAGCCGGCAAGCAGAAGAGCGCCAAGTGGCTGGCCCAGGGCACCATCTACCCCGACGTCATCGAATCGGCCGGCGCCAAGACCGGCAAGGCCACCTCGATCAAGTCGCACCACAACGTCGGCGGCCTGCCGGACACGTTGAACCTGCAGCTGCTGGAACCCCTGCGCGAACTGTTCAAGGACGAAGTCCGCGAACTGGGCGTGGCCCTCGGCCTGCCGCCGCAGATGGTCTACCGCCATCCGTTCCCGGGCCCGGGCCTGGGCGTGCGCATCTTGGGCGAGGTCAAGCACGAGTACGCCGAGCTGCTGCGCCGCGCCGATGCGATCTTCATCGAAGAACTGCGCAATACCAAGGACGAGGCCAGCGGCCTGACCTGGTACGAGCTGACCTCGCAGGCGTTCGCCGTGTTCCTGCCGGTGAAGTCGGTGGGGGTGATGGGGGATGGCCGCACCTACGAATATGTCGTGGCGCTGCGGGCTGTGCAGACGTTCGACTTCATGACGGCTGATTGGGCGCCGCTGCCGCATCCGTTGCTGGCTCGGGTTTCCTCGCGGATTATTAATGAGGTGCGGGGGATCAACCGGGTGGTGTATGACGTGTCGAGCAAGCCGCCTGCGACGATTGAGTGGGAGTGACGGAGCGTCTTTCGAGGGCTATCGCCAGGTATCGGTGGAATTTACTTAACTTGTTGATATTAAAAAGATAAGTTGCGTTTTCTATCGGTGGCTATCGCCGGCCAGCAGAACGGGTCGGCGACAGAACTGACGGTAAGCCCCGAAGGTCGGATCCAGACCCTCCTGTTTACTATTGAGACCGAACCGGTCTTTGACGGTAAAAAACTCCTGAGGAAAGCTTGTTTCATGCGGCTTTCCGAGCATCAACGGGTCTCCAGGTCCCTGACGGTAAAAGCCGTCACGAACAGGAGGAACACCCTCAATGCTCACCGACACAGCACTGCGCAATCTCAAGCCTAAGTCCAAGATTTATAAGGTTTTTGACCGCGATGGCATGTACGTGGCGGTATCGACCGCCGGTACCATCACCTTCCGCTACGATTACCGTCTCAACGGACGCCGCGAGACGCTGACGCTCGGACGGTATGGGCCGGCCGGCATGTCGCTGGCCATGGCCCGAGAACGACTACTCGATGCCAAGCGGTCCGTCGATCAGGGCCTTTCCCCGGCGCTGGAGAAGCAGCGGGCCAAGCGGCGACTGACGGCCGCCAGGACCTTCGGCGAGATGACGGAACGCTGGCTGGCCGATGCCCGCATGGCCGACAGCACCCGGGCGATGCGCAAGCACATCATCGACCGCGACATCCTGCCGGTCTTCCAGAACCGGAAGCTGAAGGAAGTCACCCCCGACGACCTCCGGGCGCTGTGCAACAAGGTGAAGGCGCGCGGCGCGCCGGCCACGGCCATCCATGTCCGCGACATCGTGAAGCAGGTCTATGCCTTCGCCATCCTGCATGGCGAGCGGCTCGCCAACCCAGCCGACGACGTGAAGGCGGCGTCGATCGCGACCTTCGTTCCCAAGGACCGGGCGCTCTCGCCCGCCGAGATCCGGCTGGCCTTCCACCAACTGGAGACCATCGCGTCCTATCCGACCATTCGGCTGGCCTTGCGGCTGATCCTGCTGACGATGGTGCGCAAGAGCGAACTGGTCGAGGCCACCTGGAGCGAGGTGGATTTCGAGAACGCCACCTGGACGATTCCGAAGGTGCGGATGAAGGGGCGCAAGCCGCACGTGGTTTACCTGTCGCGGCAGGCGATGGACATCTTCGTAGCCCTACACACCTGCGCGGCTGGCTCGCGATTCGTGCTGCCGTCGCGCTATGACCCCGATCGGTGCATGTCGCATGCAACGCTCAACCGGGTGACCCAGCTCATTGGGTCGCGTGCGAAGGAAGCCGGGTTGCCGCTGGAGCCATTCACGGTGCACGACCTGCGGCGCACCGCTTCCACACTGCTCAACGAGGTGGGCTTCAACGGGGACTGGATCGAGAAGTGCCTGGCGCACGAAGAGGGCAGCCGGACTTCGCGCTCGGTCTACAACAAGGCCGAGTACGCCGGGCCGCGGCGGCACATGCTCCAAGAATGGGCCGACATGGTGGAGGCGTGGGTCGATGGGCGCACGCATCTGCCGAAGCTGGTGCCCGAGGACGTGTCGGTCCCGGTGCTCAGCCCGGCTTTGTGAGGGAGGGGCGCATGATGACCTTGATGGGAACCGCTTCTGGGGGGCAGTCCAAGGTTTGCGTTTGTCAAGAAAAGATCACTCTGGATGATCTTTTTCCTGAATTTTCAAACTTGCGGCTCTTGGAGGAG
The window above is part of the Achromobacter deleyi genome. Proteins encoded here:
- a CDS encoding YcxB family protein, coding for MAEPSTAADGTLTPRVAHPNEAPGATPAGGFSLTAPIALQDRIAASLFSYADMFGAARRRALHILAWVVLALLVMLGFSAWRDSGEQGVGPFLSRFFHDLFGLDGLPILILAIPVLIYYFRHPAIVRGRLARWCRDEGLDQTIHPVYHFEPGGLVVTLPGRKTAMACSRIQGIAETPAHLFIQLHNIEDVYALPRQALSGEQVARIKAWAASCHVGAPDATRHPPQAAAPETAPPLLTTRFLLNQDDRAAAISWQIERPGMQRRRRRGFLLAFALTALLVPLIFVLLWLLDSERVPLRYALPLFGEMFTDSFWKITLGFWAFLAAVILLHPWSRRRHAYRLAGQMHRRMPAEEHEARLYDDRLEVWQDGWCNNFATADFDRIERQGEHLILLRREGEPLILPLRALDADQLALFERILTRGAGGNHQQTGATP
- the guaB gene encoding IMP dehydrogenase, translating into MRLVQKALTFDDVLLVPAYSEVLPRDTSLATRLTRNISLNIPLVSAAMDTVTESRLAIAMAQEGGIGIIHKNLSADAQAREVARVKRHEFGIVIDPVTVTPQMKVRDAIALQRQHGISGLPVVEGRKLVGIVTNRDLRFEENLDQPLRNIMTPQERLVTMKEGATLDEAQALMHKHRLERVLIVNDGFELRGLATVKDIVKNTEHPLASKDAQGQLRVGAAVGVGGNTEERVEKLVAAGVDVLIVDTAHGHSRGVLEGVRWVKQNYPKVEVIGGNIATAAAARALVEYGADGVKVGIGPGSICTTRIVAGVGVPQIHAISEVAKALEGTGVPLIADGGIRYSGDVAKALAAGAFSCMMGGMFAGTEEAPGEVVLFQGRSYKSYRGMGSLGAMTEGSADRYFQDPANNADKLVPEGIEGRVPYKGSVLAIIYQLVGGIRASMGYCGAATIDDMRTKAEFVEITSAGVRESHVHDVQITKEAPNYRAD
- a CDS encoding LysR family transcriptional regulator, with amino-acid sequence MEFRQLECFIAVAEELHFGRAAARLCMTQPPLSRQIQLLEQDLGVTLFERSSRQVELSAAGRRFLRDARHLLEYSARAAATARRTSGGDAGHITLGFTAVASYRLMPSLIVRARKRLPGVEIQLRETVSTDLSRLLLGRELDAILARSVPQQAGIESRLIEREPLVLALPAGSPLCAHEVVPLRLLQGQPFVLYSPREGKYFYDRIVGAFGLADVQPDYVQRASQTHTLLALVRVGLGVGIVPDSARELRLEGVEFRSLGQRDLYADMFLAWHAQHDNPALDAFLRQVAEVLPAAA
- a CDS encoding DCC1-like thiol-disulfide oxidoreductase family protein, with protein sequence MNMDTAPRNFLLYDGDCPFCTNYVRMVQLRKAVGPVEMLDMRQHPELVAHFRERGYDLNDGMLLRLDGHIYWGADCINRLALISSDSDLFNQINAAIFRRPCLSAALYPFMSRGRALTLALLGKKKMPA
- the guaA gene encoding glutamine-hydrolyzing GMP synthase produces the protein MHQRILILDYGSQVTQLIARRVREAGVYSEVHPGDVDDAFIRDQMAQGLKGIILSGSHASAYEEGSMRVPHAVFELGVPVLGICYGMQSMAQQLGGVVSFSDHREFGYAEVRAHGHTKLLEGLEDFATADGHGMLKVWMSHGDKVTELPPGFKLMASTPSCPIAGMADEDRRFYAVQFHPEVTHTVQGKAMLARFVNEICECQGDWNMPDYVAEAVARIREQVGQDEVILGLSGGVDSSVAAALIHKAIGDQLTCVFVDHGLLRLDEGKQVMQTFAENMGVKIIHVDATAQFMGKLSGVADPEAKRKIIGREFVEVFQEQAGKQKSAKWLAQGTIYPDVIESAGAKTGKATSIKSHHNVGGLPDTLNLQLLEPLRELFKDEVRELGVALGLPPQMVYRHPFPGPGLGVRILGEVKHEYAELLRRADAIFIEELRNTKDEASGLTWYELTSQAFAVFLPVKSVGVMGDGRTYEYVVALRAVQTFDFMTADWAPLPHPLLARVSSRIINEVRGINRVVYDVSSKPPATIEWE
- a CDS encoding tyrosine-type recombinase/integrase; the protein is MLTDTALRNLKPKSKIYKVFDRDGMYVAVSTAGTITFRYDYRLNGRRETLTLGRYGPAGMSLAMARERLLDAKRSVDQGLSPALEKQRAKRRLTAARTFGEMTERWLADARMADSTRAMRKHIIDRDILPVFQNRKLKEVTPDDLRALCNKVKARGAPATAIHVRDIVKQVYAFAILHGERLANPADDVKAASIATFVPKDRALSPAEIRLAFHQLETIASYPTIRLALRLILLTMVRKSELVEATWSEVDFENATWTIPKVRMKGRKPHVVYLSRQAMDIFVALHTCAAGSRFVLPSRYDPDRCMSHATLNRVTQLIGSRAKEAGLPLEPFTVHDLRRTASTLLNEVGFNGDWIEKCLAHEEGSRTSRSVYNKAEYAGPRRHMLQEWADMVEAWVDGRTHLPKLVPEDVSVPVLSPAL
- a CDS encoding DUF2239 family protein, which gives rise to MTQTALPSTHTAFDGHRLLTRGGLADVALSVKQAQAARGDAAILVFDDQSGKQVDLDLRGGDADIRKRYQAPAATAAPADDADTAEAAPRGRGRPKLGVVPREVTLLPRHWDWLATQPGGASVALRKLVEQARRDNEARDQQRQRQEAAYHFMSSMGGNLPGFEEATRALYADDRAGFARQVAEWPRDVRDYAMALAWANEAA